From one Phocoena sinus isolate mPhoSin1 chromosome 6, mPhoSin1.pri, whole genome shotgun sequence genomic stretch:
- the ALDH1B1 gene encoding LOW QUALITY PROTEIN: aldehyde dehydrogenase X, mitochondrial (The sequence of the model RefSeq protein was modified relative to this genomic sequence to represent the inferred CDS: inserted 2 bases in 2 codons) gives MLRFLVPRLFAXGRLATPYSSAAALPSPIPNPDIRYNQLFINNEWQDAVSKKTFPTVNPAMREVIGHVAEGDQADVDRAVKAAREAFQLGSPWRRMDASERGRLLNPLADLVERDRVYLASLETLDNGKPFQESYFLDLDEVIKVYRYFAGWADKWHGKTIPMDGEHFCFTWHEPIGVCGQIIPWNFPLVMQGWKLAPALATGNTVVMKVAEQTPLSALYLASLVKEAGFPPGVVNIVTGYGPTAGAAXAHHMDIDKVAFTGSTEVGHLIQKAAGDSNLKRVTLELGGKSPSIVLADADMDHAVEQCHEALFFNMGQCCCAGSWTFVEESIYDEFLERTVEKAKQRKVGNPFELDTQQGPQVDKEQFERILGYIQLGQKEGAKLLCGGEPFGERGFFIKPTVFGGVQDDMRIAKEEIFGPVQPLFKFRKVEEVIERANNTRYGLAAAVFTQDLDKAMYFTQALQAGTVWVNTYNIVTCHTPFGGFMESGNGRELGEDGLKAYTEVKTVTLKVPQKNS, from the exons ATGCTGCGCTTCCTGGTGCCCCGGCTCTTTG TGGGCCGTCTGGCCACCCCGTACTCCTCAGCAgcagccctccccagccccatcccgAACCCAGACATCCGCTACAACCAGCTGTTCATCAACAATGAGTGGCAAGATGCGGTCAGCAAGAAGACCTTCCCAACAGTCAACCCTGCCATGCGGGAGGTCATCGGCCACGTGGCTGAAGGGGACCAGGCTGACGTGGATCGGGCGGTGAAAGCAGCCCGGGAGGCCTTCCAACTGGGGTCTCCATGGCGCCGGATGGATGCCTCAGAGCGGGGCCGGCTGCTGAACCCCCTGGCTGACCTAGTGGAACGGGACCGTGTCTACTTGGCCTCACTGGAGACCCTGGACAATGGGAAGCCTTTCCAGGAGTCTTATTTCTTGGACCTGGATGAGGTCATCAAGGTATACCGGTACTTTGCGGGCTGGGCTGACAAGTGGCATGGCAAGACCATCCCCATGGATGGCGAGCATTTCTGCTTCACTTGGCACGAGCCTATTGGCGTCTGTGGCCAGATAATCCCGTGGAACTTCCCCTTGGTCATGCAGGGCTGGAAGCTGGCCCCGGCACTTGCCACGGGCAACACTGTGGTCATGAAGGTGGCAGAGCAGACCCCCCTTTCTGCCCTGTACTTGGCCTCCCTCGTCAAAGAGGCGGGCTTTCCCCCTGGGGTGGTAAACATCGTCACAGGCTATGGCCCCACAGCAGGAGCGG ATGCCCATCACATGGATATCGACAAAGTTGCCTTCACTGGCTCCACCGAGGTGGGCCACCTGATCCAGAAGGCGGCCGGCGATTCCAACCTCAAGAGAGTCACCCTGGAGCTGGGTGGGAAGAGCCCGAGCATTGTGTTGGCCGATGCCGACATGGACCACGCCGTGGAGCAGTGCCATGAAGCCCTGTTCTTCAACATGGGTCAGTGCTGCTGTGCCGGTTCCTGGACCTTCGTTGAAGAATCCATCTATGATGAGTTTCTCGAGAGAACTGTGGAAAAAGCTAAGCAGAGGAAAGTTGGGAACCCCTTTGAGCTGGACAcccagcaggggccccaggtggACAAGGAACAGTTTGAACGAATCCTGGGCTACATCCAGCTTGGCCAGAAGGAGGGGGCAAAACTTCTGTGCGGTGGGGAGCCTTTTGGAGAGCGAGGCTTCTTCATCAAGCCCACGGTCTTTGGTGGTGTGCAGGATGACATGAGGATTGCCAAGGAAGAGATCTTCGGGCCTGTGCAGCCTCTGTTCAAGTTCAGGAAGGTGGAGGAGGTGATTGAGAGGGCCAACAACACCAGGTATGGCTTGGCCGCTGCTGTGTTCACCCAGGACCTGGACAAAGCCATGTACTTCACACAGGCACTCCAAGCTGGGACGGTGTGGGTAAACACCTACAACATTGTCACCTGCCACACGCCATTTGGAGGCTTTATGGAATCTGGCAATGgaagggagctgggggaggaTGGGCTTAAGGCCTACACAGAGGTGAAGACAGTCACCCTCAAGGTTCCTCAGAAGAACTCGTAA